Proteins from a genomic interval of Aphis gossypii isolate Hap1 unplaced genomic scaffold, ASM2018417v2 Contig00725, whole genome shotgun sequence:
- the LOC126555143 gene encoding zinc finger BED domain-containing protein 5-like has translation MDRWLKGGHFNKKPVTEESLSTQSVEGRINDENGSQVVHHCNSNANGFINPIKKRKYNESYLEIGFSETNDCQPQCVICLKNHPDYEGKKTDYFKRKRTELLAVQNKIKTHVQTDNENALRASYMVRYRIAQKGEAHTIAETLIKPCLIDIATCMLEEKFAKQLSTIPLSNNTVARRIADLATNVEQTLVSIIKYRKFALQMDESTDVAGLAILLVFVRYENIHSFEEDLLFCRPLLSNTTGVQIFG, from the exons atggaCCGTTGGTTGAAAGGTGGACATTTTAATAAGAAGCCTGTTACAGAGGAATCTCTTAGTACTCAGTCCGTAGAAGGCAGAATCAATGACGAAAATGGTAGTCAAGTAGTTCATCATTGTAATTCAAATGCAAATGGCTTCATAAATCCGATCAAAAAACGTAAATACAACGAAAGTTATTTAGAGATAGGGTTCTCAGAAACTAATGATTGCCAGCCACAGTGCGTTATTTGTTTGAAA AACCATCCGGATTATGAAGGTAAAAAGACTGACTATTTTAAACGAAAGCGCACTGAACTATTGGctgttcaaaacaaaataaaaacacacgtTCAAACTGACAACGAAAATGCATTGAGAGCTTCTTATATGGTGAGATACCGCATTGCTCAAAAAGGTGAAGCTCATACTATTGCTGAAACGCTTATAAAACCATGTCTTATTGATATAGCAACTTGTATGCTTGAAGAAAAATTTGCCAAACAGTTGTCAACAATTCCTTTGTCAAACAATACTGTTGCGCGACGAATAGCAGATTTAGCTACAAATGTAGAACAAACACTTGtctctattattaaatacagaaAATTTGCTCTACAAATGGACGAATCAACTGATGTGGCAGGTCTAGCTATTTTGTTGGTGTTTGTTCGTTACGAAAATATTCATTCTTTTGAAGAGGACCTTTTATTTTGTCGACCACTTTTATCAAATACGACGGGGGTCCAAATTTTCGGATAA
- the LOC126555147 gene encoding zinc finger BED domain-containing protein 5-like translates to MQAFLEENDEQASTNIVNEIIEHLKQLKNSFEQYFPADREVLLKDHELVLNPFSVCMKPSSLSSSDYERLIALTSDLTLKSYFNSNSYAEFWLSLKDKSYEGLSEKAKTLFLPFATIYLCESGFSSYAATKTKYRNRLNVEPVLRLQLSKIKPDIAKLCQNKQPYTSH, encoded by the coding sequence ATGCAAGCCTTTTTGGAAGAAAATGATGAGCAGGCTTCTACTAATATTGTCAACGAGATTATTGAGCACCTCAAACAGctaaaaaattcttttgaGCAATATTTTCCTGCAGATCGGGAAGTATTGTTGAAAGACCATGAATTGGTACTGAATCCATTCTCAGTTTGTATGAAACCTTCAAGCTTATCTTCAAGTGATTACGAAAGGTTGATCGCTTTAACTTCTGACTTAACATTAAAATCTTACTTCAACAGCAATTCGTATGCCGAATTTTGGTTAAGTTTGAAAGACAAAAGTTATGAAGGTTTAAGCGAGAAAGCGAAAACACTATTTTTACCCTTTGCCACTATTTACTTATGCGAGTCAGGATTTTCGTCATACGCTGCAACTAAAACCAAATACCGCAACCGCCTCAATGTTGAACCTGTTCTCCGACtccaattatcaaaaataaaacctgACATTGCAAAACTGTGCCAAAATAAGCAGCCATATACatcacattaa